In bacterium, the genomic window ATGAAGGTTACTCCGTCGAAGTCGACGAGGACGGCGACCTGCTCTGGAAGCTCGAGGGCTACAACACGTGGATGTTCGTGGCCAAGGACGGCGAGTCGCTGCAGTTCTACGCGCCCTTCGGCGACGGCAACGCCACGCTGAAGAAGGTCAACACCTGGAACCAGACCCGCCGCTACTCCCGCTCCTACCTCGACGACGAGGGCGATCCCCGTCTCGAGCTGGACCTGGACATGGCCGGCGGCGTGACCGTGGCGCGGATCAAGGATTTCTTCCTGACCTGTCGGGTCTCGTTCACGGCCTGGACCACCGAAGTCGTCCAGTAGCCGCAGGCGGCGCATCCATGTCCGAAACAGTCACCGGTGTCCTCGGTCTCGACAAGCGCGGCGGCGGCTACCTGCGCAGCCCCGCGCGGTCGTTCCAGTCCCGTCCCGAGGACCCCTGGGTCCCGCCCCAGCTCGTGCAGAAGCACGCGCTGATCGACGGCGCCGTGGTCGAGGGGACGCTCGAAAAGGGCCGCAAGGGCCCGCAGCTCGGGGACGTGTCCTCGGTCTGCGGGCTCTCGCCCGCCGCCTTCCGCGGCCGCACCCACTTCGACAAGCTCACCGCGATCAACCCCGCCGATCGCTTCCACCTGGGCGACGGCGGCAACGTCACCATGCGCATCGTCGACCTGGTGGCGCCGTTGGCCCGCGGCACGCGCGCGATGATCGTCTCGCCCCCCAAGGCGGGCAAGACGCAGATCCTCGAGGACCTGGCCATCGCCATCTCCGCCTGCGACCCCGACGCGCGCATCGTCGTGCTGCTGATCGACGAGCGGCCCGAGGAGGTCACCCACTTCCGCCGGCGCGTGCCGGCCGAGGTGCTGGCCAGCTCCAGCGACCAGGACACGGCCACCCACGTGCGGCTGGCCGAACTGGCGATGGCGCAGGTGCGCTGCGAGCTGGAGTGCGGGCGCGACGTGGTGGTGCTCATCGACAGCCTGACGCGGCTGGGACGGGCCTTCAACCTGCACGCCGCGGGCTCGGGCCGCACGATGACCGGCGGCCTGGACGCCCGCGCGCTGGAGATCCCCCGCAAGATCTTCGGCATGGCCCGCAACATCGAGCACGGCGGCTCGGTGACCGTGGTCGCCTCCGCGCTGGTGGAGACCGGCTCGCGCATGGACGACCTGATCTTCGAGGAGTTCAAGGGCACGGGCAACAGCGAGATCGTCCTGGACCGCTCGCTGGCCGAGAACCGCGTCTTCCCGGCCATCGACCTGCGCGCCAGCGGCACCCGCCGCGACGAGCTGCTGTACTCGGTCGAGGACATGGCCCGCCTGAACACCCTGCGCCGCCGCATGGTGCAGGCCGACCCCAAGACCGCCATGCTGGGCCTGCTGAAGCTCATCGAGCAGACGACCGACAACGCCGCGCTGCTGCGCAGCGTGTCGGCGCTGTGAGCGCCGGCCGCGCCAAAGACCCTCTGCAAGCCATCCCCGGCATCGGCCCGAGCCTCGCCGCTGACCTGCGCGAGCTGGGGATGCGCGAACCCGCCGACCTGCGCGGCCTGGACCCCGAGCGTCTCTACCGCGACCTCTGCGAGACCCGCGGCGCGCGGCAGGACCCCTGCGTCCTGTACGTCTTCCGCTGCGCGGTCTACTACGCCACGACCGCCCCCGCCGACCGCGACCCCGAACTGCTCAAGTGGTGGAACTGGAAAGACCGCGCCTCGGCCTGACCCCGCCGCATCCCTGACGCAGTCTCGCACCGTCCTGACGGGGTGTCCTGCAGGCCCTGACGCCAGGAGGGCGAAAGGGCCGAACGGCCAAGCGCCCCGGGCACACGAGGTGCCGGGGGCGCGTCCCCGTCAGGACGGTGCGAGACGTCCTTCAACCAAACCGCTTCATCCGCGTGGGAGCTCGCCGCCGCCCCCCGCCGCCGGACCGTCCCGACGCCGCGGCGCGACGCACCGGGTTCAGGGCCGTCTCGGGCGTGAAGGCGCCGTAGTCGAAGCCGTCGATGCGGCGCCGCTCCAGCGGCACGCCCAGGGTCTTCTCGATGCGCTCGATCAGCTCGCTGTCGTCGCTGTCGACCAGCGTGAAGGCCTCGCCGGTGAGCTGGGCGCGGCCGGTGCGGCCGATGCGGTGGGTGTAGGCGTCGACGGTGTCGGGCGCGTCGTAGTTGATGACGTGCTTGACCGCGGTGACGTCGATGCCGCGGGCCGCGATGTCGGTGGCGACCAGGATGTCGTAGCGGCCGCTGCGGAAGCCGTCGATGGCCTGCTGCCGCTTGCTCTGCGGCATGTTGCCCTGCAGCTCGGCGACGCGCATCCCGGAGCGCTCGAGGTCGTGGGCCAGGCTGCGCGCGCGGTGCTTGGTGCGGGTGAAGACCAGCGTGCGGCCGGTGGCCTCGCTGCGCAGCAGCGTCTCGAGCATGCTCTTGCGCAGGCGGTCGGTCGTGGGGTAGATCGAATGGGCGACCGTGGCGGCCGGGGCGATGGTGTCGACCTGGACGGCGAGCGGGTTGCGCAGGATCCGGTCGGCCAGGCCGCGGATGTCCATCGGCATGGTCGCCGAGAAGAATAGCGTCTGGCGGTCGACCGGCAGCTCCCGCAGGATGCGCTTCACGTCCGGCAGGAAGCCCATGTCGCACATCCGGTCGGCCTCGTCCAGGACCAGGATCTCGATCCCGGACAGGTCGGCGTCGCCCTCGCCCATGTGGTCGAGCAGGCGACCCGGGCAGGCGACGATGATCTCGGTGCCCCGGCGCAGGGCCTGGGCCTGGGAGGCGCGGCCGACGCCGCCGTACACCGTCGCGCTGCGCAGGCCGGTGCGGCGGGTCATCGTGTGGAAGAAGCCGTGGATCTGCTCGGCCAGCTCGCGCGTGGGCGCGATGATCAGCGCGCGCGTGCGGCCGCGGGGGCCGTCGAGCAGGCGCTGGAGGATGGGCAAGGCGAAGGCCGCGGTCTTGCCGGTGCCCGTCTGGGCTACGCCCAGGACGTCGCGGCCGGCCATGACCTCGGGGATCGCCTGGCGCTGGATGGGGGTCGGCTTGGTATAGCCGGCGGCGCGCACGCCATCGAGGATGCGCGGATCAAGTCCGAAAATGTCGAAACTCACTCAGGGTTCTCCTTGGCTCGGATGAGCCAAGTCGCATTCTCAGCTCGTAACGCGGAATTTATGGGGGTCGGGATGCGAACCATGTCTTTGATGCCCGACGGATCCCCCCCACCATAAGCATCCCGGCCGGGAAGCGCCAGGACGGAATCGCCGGCGGCCCCCGGCGGGGTCCCGGCTCAGCCCAGGACTTCCGCCAGGAACCGCTCGTCGGCGGCGGCCACCTTGCCCATGATCGCGGCGATGGCGGGCGGGAACAGGCGCCCCATCAGGCCCACGTTCAGCTTCGCCAGCCACACCGACCCGTCCTGCGTCTCGTAGACGGCCCAGGTGCAGGGCATCATCCCCGACAGGGTCGGGTCCAGGCGCAGCATGTCGGAGGCGTGGCGGGGGTTGCAGACGAAGAAGAAGCGCAACCGGGCCAGGTTCGCCGGTGCCAACCCTTTCTTCTCCAGGACGGCGTAGGCGTCCCAGGCCGGCAGGGGCAGGCTCCACCCCTCGGGATCGGCCGGGATCACGCGCTCGATCGTGGCGCAGGTGTCGTCGAAGCTGCGCCGGCTGCGGCGGGGGGCGATCATCCGCGTGCGCAGCACGCCGACACCGACGCCGGCCGCCAGCGCGAGACCGAGGATCAGGCCCAGGACCAGGGCGAATGTGGGGTTCATCGGGACCTCCGGGTGGTCGGTGGTTGTGTCCGGTCGCCAAGATAGTGAAAATCCACGCTCGGGAAAGGTCGCCGCGCGCTATGGTCGCTGCCCGGCGGTTCCCGTATACTGAATGTGGTCCGGCCACCCGTCAGGCAGGTCCGGCCTCCCGTCAGGAAGGGGACCGACGTGTCGATCGCCCGCCGCCCCGCCATCATCATGCTGGCCGTACTGCTCGTCTGCGCGGCTTTCGTCCGCGCCCAGACCGATCCCGGCATCCCCCTGCCCAACGCCGCCGAGCGCGTGAAGCCGCTGGGGCACTGGCCCAACGGCGCCTGCTACGCGGCCTGCGCCATGGGGGACACCGTGCTGGTGGGCAACGGCGCCGCCCTGGAAATCGTCGACTTCCACGACCCCGCCGCGCCCGTCCGCCTCGGGACCCTCACGCTCCCGAGCGAGATCTACTTCCTGGCCGTGGACCGCGGCATCGCCTACGTGAGCCTCATCGAGTACGGGTTCGCGGTCGTGGACGTGCGCGATCCCAAGCACCCGCGCGGCCTCGCCCGGCTGGACGTCCCGGGGCGGATCTACGACATCGTGGTGCGCAACGGCTTCGCCTTCCTCGCCGTCGGCGACCTCGGCCTGCGCGTCATGGACGTCCGCGACCCCAAGACCCCGCGCGAAGTGGCCGCGTACAGCACCGACGGCACCCTGTTCGAGGTCGACCTGCAGGACCACCTGGCCTACCTGTCGTACGGGTCGGGGGGCGTGCACGTCCTGGACGTCACCTGGCCGACCGCGCCCAAGCCGGTGTCGGTGACCAAGCCCTGGGATTCGGTGCGCGGCCTGAGCCTGCGCGGGAACCACGCCTACTGCGCGCTCGGCAACGACGGTTTCGGCGTCCTGGACCTGACGACGCCCACCGCGCCCCTCGCCGTCGTCACCTACCCGCTGCCCGGCAACGTCGTGGACGCGGTGACCGTCGGGGACCGCCTCTACGTCTCCGGTTTCAGCTGCGGCTTCCAGTCCTTCGACCTCACGGCTGCGGCGGCGCCGGTCTGGACGGGGTCGCTGCCCTACGACAACTGCCTCACCACGGTCGCCGGCCGCGACTGGCTCTACGTGCCGACCAGCCCCACCGGGCTGGCGGTGGTGTCGCAGGCGCCGGGACAGGCCCCGGTCGAGGTCGGCCGCCGCGACGACGGGGGCCACAGCATGAAGATGGACGTCGTGGGCACCGTCGCCTACGTCGCCGGCCGCTACGACGGCCTGCGCATCATCGACGTGCGCGACCCGGCCGCGCCGCGCGGGCTCGGACGCTGGCCCGCGGCCCACGCCCGCGACGTCAAGGTCCGCGACGGGATCGCCTACGTCGCCGCGGAATCGGGGGGGCTGCAGATCGTCGACGTGCGCGACCCCGC contains:
- a CDS encoding DUF302 domain-containing protein, whose protein sequence is MNPTFALVLGLILGLALAAGVGVGVLRTRMIAPRRSRRSFDDTCATIERVIPADPEGWSLPLPAWDAYAVLEKKGLAPANLARLRFFFVCNPRHASDMLRLDPTLSGMMPCTWAVYETQDGSVWLAKLNVGLMGRLFPPAIAAIMGKVAAADERFLAEVLG
- a CDS encoding DEAD/DEAH box helicase codes for the protein MSFDIFGLDPRILDGVRAAGYTKPTPIQRQAIPEVMAGRDVLGVAQTGTGKTAAFALPILQRLLDGPRGRTRALIIAPTRELAEQIHGFFHTMTRRTGLRSATVYGGVGRASQAQALRRGTEIIVACPGRLLDHMGEGDADLSGIEILVLDEADRMCDMGFLPDVKRILRELPVDRQTLFFSATMPMDIRGLADRILRNPLAVQVDTIAPAATVAHSIYPTTDRLRKSMLETLLRSEATGRTLVFTRTKHRARSLAHDLERSGMRVAELQGNMPQSKRQQAIDGFRSGRYDILVATDIAARGIDVTAVKHVINYDAPDTVDAYTHRIGRTGRAQLTGEAFTLVDSDDSELIERIEKTLGVPLERRRIDGFDYGAFTPETALNPVRRAAASGRSGGGGRRRAPTRMKRFG
- a CDS encoding helix-hairpin-helix domain-containing protein: MQAIPGIGPSLAADLRELGMREPADLRGLDPERLYRDLCETRGARQDPCVLYVFRCAVYYATTAPADRDPELLKWWNWKDRASA
- the rho gene encoding transcription termination factor Rho gives rise to the protein MSETVTGVLGLDKRGGGYLRSPARSFQSRPEDPWVPPQLVQKHALIDGAVVEGTLEKGRKGPQLGDVSSVCGLSPAAFRGRTHFDKLTAINPADRFHLGDGGNVTMRIVDLVAPLARGTRAMIVSPPKAGKTQILEDLAIAISACDPDARIVVLLIDERPEEVTHFRRRVPAEVLASSSDQDTATHVRLAELAMAQVRCELECGRDVVVLIDSLTRLGRAFNLHAAGSGRTMTGGLDARALEIPRKIFGMARNIEHGGSVTVVASALVETGSRMDDLIFEEFKGTGNSEIVLDRSLAENRVFPAIDLRASGTRRDELLYSVEDMARLNTLRRRMVQADPKTAMLGLLKLIEQTTDNAALLRSVSAL
- a CDS encoding FlgD immunoglobulin-like domain containing protein is translated as MSIARRPAIIMLAVLLVCAAFVRAQTDPGIPLPNAAERVKPLGHWPNGACYAACAMGDTVLVGNGAALEIVDFHDPAAPVRLGTLTLPSEIYFLAVDRGIAYVSLIEYGFAVVDVRDPKHPRGLARLDVPGRIYDIVVRNGFAFLAVGDLGLRVMDVRDPKTPREVAAYSTDGTLFEVDLQDHLAYLSYGSGGVHVLDVTWPTAPKPVSVTKPWDSVRGLSLRGNHAYCALGNDGFGVLDLTTPTAPLAVVTYPLPGNVVDAVTVGDRLYVSGFSCGFQSFDLTAAAAPVWTGSLPYDNCLTTVAGRDWLYVPTSPTGLAVVSQAPGQAPVEVGRRDDGGHSMKMDVVGTVAYVAGRYDGLRIIDVRDPAAPRGLGRWPAAHARDVKVRDGIAYVAAESGGLQIVDVRDPAAPVLLARYPSYYANCIVLVGDLCYVGDRNQGLLIVDVATPAAPRLVGRYFVPGQYVYGLQIRDGMAYLAYGYDGLRIVDVSDPAHPVLAGHLGTDGFSQGVDAGDGFVVLAEGSAGLRIVLVSDPASPVEVGRCLTKGRPAGVALQGDFVYAATYPHGLTILDIRDQRLPTPVGHFDTAGTAQSVVARGPRLYLVDMEDGFWILEHEDVYQTMDVTPSAAGLRLSAAPNPFNPATQLEFTLDRAGRARLTIHAADGRLLADLVDADLPAGPHAFVWDGRDAAGRPAPSGFYLARLATADSTVGRKLMLVK
- a CDS encoding YbjN domain-containing protein, whose protein sequence is MSQKPAVSATRALLPLVLVTLLAMLAFAAAAQAGDKDVIESVTRNDVQELLEDEGYSVEVDEDGDLLWKLEGYNTWMFVAKDGESLQFYAPFGDGNATLKKVNTWNQTRRYSRSYLDDEGDPRLELDLDMAGGVTVARIKDFFLTCRVSFTAWTTEVVQ